One Glycine max cultivar Williams 82 chromosome 6, Glycine_max_v4.0, whole genome shotgun sequence DNA segment encodes these proteins:
- the LOC100500245 gene encoding Protein Asterix, producing the protein MSSNPNDPRQPSAARPYVAPQISPQDLPIDYAGFIAVIFGVAGVMFRYKLSSWLALIFCAQSVANMRNVENDLKQVMMAMMFSLMGLITNYFGPPRPGKQS; encoded by the exons ATGTCATCAAACCCTAACGATCCTCGTCAGCCCTCGGCGGCGAGACCCTACGTGGCGCCGCAGATTTCGCCGCAGGACCTTCCGATCGACTACGCCGGCTTCATCGCCGTCATATTTGGCGTCGCCGGCGTCATGTTCAGG TACAAACTGAGCTCTTGGCTGGCGCTCATATTCTGCGCGCAATCCGTCGCGAACATGCGGAATGTCGAGAACGATCTCAAACAAGTTATGATGGCTATGAT GTTTTCTTTAATGGGATTGATAACAAACTACTTTGGACCTCCTAGACCCGGCAAACAAAGTTGA